Proteins co-encoded in one Medicago truncatula cultivar Jemalong A17 chromosome 8, MtrunA17r5.0-ANR, whole genome shotgun sequence genomic window:
- the LOC11426959 gene encoding ABC transporter I family member 6, chloroplastic, whose protein sequence is MAVSSLSLPFHFRSSPKSHTRRKFVFFAAASSDVPLLQVNDLRAKIVESNAEILRGVNLTINRGEIHAIMGKNGSGKSTFAKVLVGHPDYEVTSGSVVFKGENLLEMEPEERALEGLFMSFQSPVAIPGVSNDQFLVMAYNARRKKLGLPELGPLECFSYLMEKLQLVNMKPDFLNRNVNEGFSGGERKRNEILQLAVLGADLAILDEIDSGLDVDALRDVASAVNKILTPENSLLMITHYRRILDLLKPSHVHVMDNGKIARTGDLSMVDAIEADGYEPVSVLT, encoded by the exons ATGGCTGTTTCATCACTATCTCTTCCATTTCACTTCCGTTCTTCTCCCAAATCACACACTCGCCGCAAATTCGTTTTCTTTGCGGCGGCGAGCAGCGATGTTCCCCTCTTACAAGTCAACGATCTTCGAGCCAAAATCGTTGAATCCAATGCCGAAATTCTCCGCGGCGTTAATCTCACTATCAACAGAGGCGAAATTCACGCTATCATGGGTAAAAACGGTTCTGGTAAAAGCACTTTCGCTAAGGTTCTTGTGGGTCATCCTGATTATGAAGTTACCAGTGGTAGCGTTGTTTTCAAAGGGGAAAATTTGCTTGAAATGGAACCTGAAGAAAGAGCCCTTGAAGGTCTTTTCATGAGTTTTCAATCACCTGTAGCAATTCCTGGCGTTTCCAATGATCAATTTCTTGTTATGGCTTATAATGCTCGGAGAAAGAAACTTGGTCTTCCTGAACTTGGACCCCTTGAG tgtttttcttatttaatgGAGAAGCTACAACTTGTTAACATGAAGCCTGACTTTCTCAATAGAAATGTCAACGAAGGGTTTAGTGGAGGTGAACGAAAACGCAATGAGATCTTGCAGCTTGCAGTTTTGGGGGCAGATTTGGCTATTTTGGATGAAATTGATTCGGGATTGGATGTTGATGCGCTCAGGGATGTGGCAAGTGCGGTTAATAAAATTCTTACCCCAGAGAATTCTCTGTTGATGATTACTCACTATCGGCGAATTCTTGATCTTTTGAAACCCTCCCATGTCCATGTTATG GACAATGGAAAAATTGCAAGGACAGGCGACCTATCTATGGTAGATGCAATTGAGGCAGATGGATATGAACCGGTCTCTGTTTTAACTTAA